A stretch of Desulfotomaculum sp. DNA encodes these proteins:
- a CDS encoding DUF2520 domain-containing protein, with translation MKKPSLVIVGAGKVGSALSILLHKKGYPVAGVASKSISSARRVADEVGCLATDKPEEVTLLGEIVFITTPDREIARVAENIASRKGFYPGQIVAHASGAHTASELRGVPETGSRIVSIHPLQSFADLRGAIENLPGSYFALEGDESAMIVARQIVDDLDGKCFTIRAEDKPLYHAAACIASNYLVSLMYYATGLYRNFGLSREEAFEALLPLVQGTINNVRRIGPVQALTGPIARGDGTTILDHIPVLKQFGKEESDLYNALGLYTVSIALEKGSINRDQAVQLNKIFS, from the coding sequence ATAAAAAAACCCTCGCTTGTTATAGTAGGCGCAGGTAAGGTAGGCAGCGCGTTGTCCATTCTGCTGCATAAAAAAGGCTATCCCGTTGCCGGAGTAGCAAGTAAGAGTATATCCTCTGCCCGCAGGGTTGCTGATGAAGTCGGCTGCCTTGCCACGGACAAGCCGGAGGAAGTTACTTTGCTTGGCGAAATTGTTTTTATTACCACACCGGACCGGGAGATTGCCAGGGTCGCAGAAAATATTGCGTCAAGAAAGGGTTTTTATCCCGGACAAATTGTCGCACATGCCAGCGGGGCGCATACCGCTTCTGAATTGCGCGGCGTTCCGGAAACAGGTTCAAGAATCGTTTCAATTCACCCCCTGCAGTCATTTGCCGATCTCCGGGGGGCAATCGAAAACCTTCCAGGTTCGTACTTTGCCCTGGAAGGTGACGAATCGGCAATGATCGTGGCAAGGCAGATAGTCGACGACCTGGATGGGAAATGTTTCACCATCCGTGCTGAAGATAAACCTTTATATCATGCTGCGGCATGTATAGCTTCCAACTACCTTGTTTCTTTGATGTACTACGCGACCGGCCTGTATCGCAATTTCGGCCTTTCGCGCGAAGAGGCTTTTGAAGCTTTATTACCGCTTGTACAGGGCACAATAAACAATGTTAGAAGGATTGGTCCGGTTCAAGCCCTTACCGGTCCAATTGCCAGAGGGGACGGGACTACTATTTTAGATCACATTCCAGTGCTCAAACAATTTGGCAAAGAAGAAAGCGATCTATATAATGCGCTGGGTTTATACACGGTTTCAATTGCCCTTGAAAAGGGAAGCATAAATAGGGATCAGGCTGTGCAGCTTAATAAAATTTTTTCTTAA
- the panB gene encoding 3-methyl-2-oxobutanoate hydroxymethyltransferase codes for MADGHVTTSFFREAKKDGRMITMLTAYDYQMASLIEEAGIDAILVGDTLGNVVLGYSTTIPVTMDDMIHHIKAVTRGVSRAMVVGDMPFMSYHLSIEESLKNAGRILQEGGAQAVKLEGGREVTDVVHRMVAAGIPVMGHIGLTPQSVNQIGGYKLQGKEEAAARKLLNDARALEEAGVFAIVLEMVPLQLARIITGQLEVPTIGIGAGPHCSGQILVTNDMLGIYGGKKLKFVKQYANLNQDIIKALQSYCEEVRGGSFPASEHCFNMPEDVLTRL; via the coding sequence ATGGCTGATGGACATGTAACGACAAGTTTCTTCCGGGAAGCTAAAAAAGACGGCCGCATGATTACCATGTTGACGGCCTATGATTACCAGATGGCATCGCTAATTGAAGAAGCTGGTATTGACGCGATTCTTGTAGGTGATACTTTGGGTAATGTTGTACTGGGCTATAGTACAACCATACCGGTTACAATGGACGACATGATTCACCACATCAAAGCGGTTACACGCGGCGTTTCAAGAGCGATGGTTGTCGGGGACATGCCTTTTATGTCCTACCACCTGTCAATTGAAGAAAGTTTAAAAAACGCCGGACGAATTTTGCAGGAAGGCGGAGCTCAGGCGGTTAAGCTTGAAGGCGGGCGGGAAGTAACCGATGTTGTACATAGAATGGTAGCCGCGGGTATTCCGGTAATGGGCCATATAGGTTTGACTCCCCAGTCTGTCAACCAAATCGGGGGTTACAAGTTACAGGGGAAGGAAGAAGCTGCAGCCAGAAAACTTCTTAATGACGCAAGAGCGCTTGAAGAAGCGGGCGTTTTTGCCATCGTCTTGGAGATGGTGCCTTTGCAACTGGCCAGGATAATTACCGGGCAGCTCGAGGTCCCCACAATAGGTATTGGAGCAGGTCCCCACTGCAGCGGACAAATTCTCGTTACAAATGATATGTTGGGTATATATGGCGGTAAAAAACTAAAATTTGTCAAGCAATATGCAAATTTAAACCAGGATATAATCAAAGCTTTGCAGTCTTATTGCGAGGAAGTCCGGGGCGGTTCTTTCCCGGCGTCCGAACACTGCTTCAATATGCCGGAAGACGTACTTACAAGATTATAA
- a CDS encoding pantoate--beta-alanine ligase: MLIHQTVEEIRQTVKSARSRGLTIGFVPTMGYFHEGHLVLMREAKKFCDFVIVSIFVNPMQFGPREDFARYPRDLERDLDLAEKAHVDAVFSPTAEEMYPAGFSTAVEVEGITESLCGLSRPGHFKGVTTVVAKLFNIVSPDKAFFGQKDAQQSLVIKRMVRDLQMPLEVVVVPTVREDDGLAMSSRNVFLNSAERKASLCLKESLETAGRIVAGGELDISKILNAVRKNITDEPLAEIDYVEILSLPDLKPVANLSGPVLLAMAVRFGKTRLIDNTVLCPGGVSYVFNDVKI, translated from the coding sequence ATGTTAATTCATCAGACAGTTGAAGAGATCAGACAAACAGTAAAAAGCGCCCGCAGCCGGGGACTGACGATAGGTTTTGTCCCTACGATGGGTTATTTTCACGAAGGACATCTTGTGCTGATGCGAGAGGCTAAAAAGTTTTGTGATTTTGTGATTGTTAGTATTTTTGTTAATCCAATGCAATTTGGTCCCCGGGAGGATTTTGCCCGGTACCCGCGGGATTTGGAGCGCGATTTGGACCTTGCTGAAAAAGCTCATGTTGATGCAGTGTTTTCTCCAACAGCGGAAGAAATGTATCCTGCCGGTTTTTCTACGGCAGTTGAAGTAGAGGGGATAACAGAAAGCCTGTGCGGCCTTTCCCGCCCGGGTCATTTTAAGGGTGTTACCACGGTAGTCGCCAAACTTTTTAATATTGTCTCCCCGGATAAAGCTTTTTTTGGGCAAAAAGATGCCCAGCAGTCTCTTGTGATTAAGAGAATGGTGAGGGATCTGCAAATGCCCTTGGAGGTTGTAGTTGTTCCAACAGTCCGTGAAGATGACGGACTTGCCATGAGTTCAAGAAACGTTTTTCTTAATTCCGCAGAAAGAAAAGCATCATTATGCTTAAAGGAAAGTTTGGAAACAGCAGGACGGATAGTTGCAGGCGGAGAGCTTGACATATCGAAAATTTTAAATGCGGTTCGAAAAAATATAACTGATGAACCGCTGGCCGAGATCGATTATGTCGAAATCCTCTCTCTTCCGGACTTAAAACCGGTTGCCAATCTTTCAGGCCCCGTTTTACTGGCGATGGCAGTGCGTTTTGGCAAAACCAGGTTGATTGATAATACAGTTTTGTGTCCAGGGGGTGTAAGCTATGTTTTTAACGATGTTAAAATCTAA
- a CDS encoding aspartate 1-decarboxylase encodes MFLTMLKSKIHRATVTQANLNYKGSITIDQNLLEAAKILPHEKVQVVNNNNGARFETYVIRGERGSGIICLNGAAARLAQPGDNIIVISYAMMTREEAMDHQPVIVLADESNEIEEIVLGEVN; translated from the coding sequence ATGTTTTTAACGATGTTAAAATCTAAGATCCATCGGGCTACAGTTACACAGGCCAATTTGAACTACAAGGGCAGCATTACTATCGATCAGAACCTGCTGGAAGCTGCCAAAATTTTGCCCCATGAAAAAGTTCAGGTAGTAAATAATAATAACGGGGCACGTTTTGAGACTTATGTGATTCGAGGAGAACGGGGATCGGGAATAATCTGTTTAAACGGCGCCGCCGCCCGTTTGGCCCAGCCGGGAGATAACATAATAGTGATTTCTTATGCTATGATGACCCGGGAAGAGGCTATGGATCACCAGCCGGTTATAGTTCTCGCGGATGAATCCAATGAGATTGAAGAGATTGTGCTGGGCGAAGTAAACTAA
- a CDS encoding quinolinate synthase yields the protein MAQEKIELLKEIEELRKKQRAVILSHFYQRPEIQEIADFVGDSLELSRQAAKTDAEVIVFCGVHFMAESASILSPDKVVLLPEEEAGCPMADMITSIDLERWKEKFPKAAVVCYVNTSAEVKAQSDIACTSANAVQVVNSIPPDQEILFVPDKNLGQYISSQTGRELKIWDGFCNTHDRLTREDVLDAKAEHPEALIVVHPECRPEVISLADKVASTSGMLRFIRESGARQFIIGTETGLLHQCAKQCPDKECFPALKKMVCPNMKATTLEKVRNSLVSLEPKIEVEPEVRKLALKSLERMLAIV from the coding sequence TTGGCCCAGGAAAAAATAGAACTTCTTAAAGAGATTGAAGAACTTAGAAAAAAACAGCGGGCTGTAATCTTAAGCCACTTTTATCAACGTCCTGAAATTCAGGAGATAGCCGATTTTGTCGGAGATTCACTTGAGCTTTCCCGCCAGGCGGCAAAAACCGATGCGGAAGTAATTGTCTTTTGCGGCGTGCATTTTATGGCTGAAAGCGCTTCTATCCTGTCCCCGGATAAGGTGGTCCTTCTTCCCGAAGAGGAAGCGGGATGTCCGATGGCGGATATGATTACTTCAATAGATCTGGAGCGGTGGAAAGAAAAATTTCCGAAGGCAGCAGTAGTTTGCTATGTCAATACATCAGCAGAAGTTAAGGCTCAGAGTGATATTGCCTGCACCAGCGCCAATGCTGTTCAGGTTGTTAATTCAATTCCTCCCGATCAGGAGATACTCTTTGTTCCTGATAAAAACCTGGGGCAATATATTTCTTCCCAGACGGGACGTGAATTGAAAATCTGGGATGGTTTCTGCAATACTCATGACAGGCTGACACGCGAAGACGTTTTGGACGCAAAAGCTGAACACCCTGAAGCTCTAATCGTTGTGCACCCTGAGTGCAGGCCTGAGGTAATCAGCCTGGCGGACAAGGTTGCCAGCACTTCCGGAATGCTTCGTTTTATTCGCGAAAGCGGCGCCAGGCAGTTTATTATAGGTACGGAAACGGGCCTTTTGCATCAGTGCGCCAAACAGTGTCCGGATAAAGAGTGCTTTCCGGCCTTAAAAAAGATGGTTTGCCCGAATATGAAGGCTACCACGCTGGAAAAAGTTCGAAATTCACTGGTTAGCCTTGAACCAAAAATCGAAGTTGAACCTGAAGTAAGAAAATTAGCCCTTAAATCCCTGGAGAGAATGCTGGCAATCGTTTAG
- the nadB gene encoding L-aspartate oxidase yields MDRNYLVNFDTRQLPQEEWEYVIIGSGIAGLYSAYIASRYGGKAVVLTKHTVLDSNTDKAQGGIAAALDIADSPDLHLEDTLVAGAGLCDYEAVNILVNEGPQRVVELINLGARFDQDNGRLLLGKEGAHSRRRILHAAGDATGAEIQRVLTRQALDNPLIDVRESHFVVDLLIKENICYGVLAYDRQSEQLKVFWSKTVILASGGVGQLYKHNTNPEVATGDGIAIAYRAGVEVMDMEFIQFHPTVLNLPEAPRFLISEAARGEGAYLLNRHGDRFMTRYHQMAELAPRDIVVRAILQEMKETESSEVYLDLSRLGDEKIDRRFPNISGTCSSYGLDIKKDPIPVTPAAHYMMGGVKTNLYGETSISGLYACGEVACQGVHGANRLASNSLLDGIVYGQRIIERKLSIPDSHKHVPIAQRFFYNDVEVYQKNNFESLRRSIQSAMEMFVGPVRTGEGLLKALDFFENMEDLGKNPSVKWDEMEVCNMLQVAQLITEAALMRTESRGGHFRQDFPYSLKRWCKHVILKRG; encoded by the coding sequence GTGGACAGGAATTATCTGGTTAACTTTGACACCCGGCAACTGCCACAGGAGGAATGGGAGTACGTAATCATCGGCAGCGGCATCGCCGGGCTTTACAGCGCATATATAGCTAGCAGGTACGGGGGAAAGGCCGTCGTTCTTACCAAACACACAGTTCTGGACAGCAACACCGACAAGGCGCAGGGAGGAATTGCGGCAGCCCTTGACATTGCAGATTCTCCGGATCTTCATCTGGAGGACACTCTGGTAGCCGGCGCAGGTTTATGTGATTATGAAGCGGTGAACATTTTAGTCAATGAAGGACCCCAGAGAGTTGTGGAACTGATCAATTTAGGAGCGCGTTTTGATCAGGACAACGGCAGGCTGCTTTTAGGTAAGGAAGGCGCACATAGCCGCAGACGGATCTTGCATGCGGCCGGCGACGCTACCGGGGCAGAAATACAAAGAGTTCTTACCAGGCAGGCCCTGGACAATCCTTTAATTGATGTCCGGGAAAGCCATTTTGTAGTCGATTTGCTGATTAAGGAAAATATTTGTTACGGTGTTCTGGCCTATGATCGCCAATCAGAGCAGTTAAAAGTATTCTGGAGCAAAACGGTTATTCTGGCCAGTGGCGGTGTCGGACAGTTATATAAACACAATACCAACCCGGAGGTTGCTACAGGCGACGGTATCGCTATTGCTTACAGGGCTGGGGTGGAAGTGATGGATATGGAATTCATCCAATTTCATCCCACCGTGTTGAACTTGCCTGAAGCGCCCCGTTTTTTAATTTCTGAGGCAGCGAGGGGCGAAGGCGCATATCTTCTAAACCGCCATGGAGACCGTTTTATGACGCGTTACCACCAAATGGCGGAACTGGCCCCGCGGGATATTGTCGTACGGGCTATCCTGCAGGAAATGAAGGAAACCGAATCAAGTGAGGTTTACCTTGATTTATCACGGTTGGGGGATGAAAAGATAGACCGCCGTTTTCCAAACATAAGCGGCACCTGCAGTTCTTACGGACTGGATATTAAGAAGGATCCCATACCGGTTACACCCGCTGCGCATTACATGATGGGCGGTGTAAAAACCAATTTATACGGAGAAACGAGCATTAGCGGTTTATATGCCTGCGGCGAGGTAGCCTGCCAGGGAGTACATGGCGCCAACCGCCTGGCGAGCAATTCGCTTCTGGACGGAATTGTTTATGGGCAAAGAATTATTGAACGCAAGCTGAGTATTCCCGATTCGCATAAACATGTACCCATTGCCCAAAGATTTTTTTATAATGATGTAGAAGTCTATCAAAAAAACAATTTTGAGAGTTTAAGGCGCTCTATTCAATCAGCCATGGAGATGTTCGTCGGGCCTGTCCGTACCGGCGAAGGGCTTCTCAAAGCTCTCGATTTTTTTGAAAACATGGAAGACCTGGGGAAAAACCCGTCGGTAAAATGGGATGAAATGGAGGTCTGCAATATGCTTCAGGTTGCTCAGTTAATAACTGAGGCGGCCCTTATGCGCACGGAAAGCAGAGGAGGGCATTTCAGGCAGGACTTTCCTTATTCCTTGAAGAGATGGTGCAAACACGTCATTCTTAAACGGGGTTAG
- the nadC gene encoding carboxylating nicotinate-nucleotide diphosphorylase — MSFDSIALRKIIERALEEDIGNGDITTDSIVGIDEEVCALIHAGEPGVIAGLPVAGAVFNMLDPDIDFSHHFSDGQRVEQGQLLASVRGNGRCILKGERVALNLMQRLSGIATQTSRLVSLIAQYKARIIDTRKTTPGLRILEKYAVRTGGGFNHRFGLYDAVLIKDNHLKAAGSISRAVELVKASAPFAMKIEVEVEDLAGVAEALSAGVDIIMLDNMSVSEMSQAVELAAGKVLLEASGGITEQTVVSVAQTGVDLISVGYLTHSARALDIGLELI, encoded by the coding sequence ATGTCTTTTGATTCGATAGCCTTAAGGAAAATAATTGAAAGAGCGTTGGAAGAGGACATCGGTAACGGAGATATTACTACAGACAGTATAGTTGGGATTGATGAAGAGGTCTGCGCGCTAATTCATGCGGGTGAGCCGGGAGTTATTGCCGGATTGCCTGTAGCCGGCGCAGTTTTTAATATGCTTGATCCGGATATTGATTTTTCCCACCACTTTTCTGACGGGCAGCGGGTGGAGCAGGGGCAGTTACTGGCAAGTGTTCGAGGAAACGGACGGTGTATCTTGAAAGGCGAGCGGGTTGCCCTGAATCTAATGCAGCGGCTTTCAGGAATTGCCACACAGACATCAAGGCTGGTAAGCCTTATTGCTCAATACAAGGCTAGAATAATTGATACAAGAAAAACTACTCCCGGGCTGAGGATTTTAGAAAAATATGCTGTTCGCACAGGGGGTGGTTTTAACCACCGTTTTGGTTTATATGATGCAGTTTTAATTAAAGATAACCACTTGAAAGCCGCCGGCAGTATCAGTCGCGCTGTAGAACTTGTCAAAGCGTCAGCTCCCTTTGCTATGAAAATAGAAGTTGAAGTTGAAGATCTCGCCGGGGTTGCTGAAGCCCTTTCAGCAGGAGTGGATATAATTATGCTTGATAATATGTCTGTTTCCGAAATGAGTCAGGCGGTTGAACTTGCAGCCGGAAAAGTATTGCTGGAAGCTTCCGGAGGCATTACTGAACAAACTGTTGTATCTGTTGCACAGACAGGTGTCGACCTGATTTCTGTCGGTTACCTTACGCATTCCGCACGCGCCCTGGACATCGGTCTTGAATTAATCTGA
- a CDS encoding MFS transporter, with amino-acid sequence MADPAGQENRWLILAAVLAGTVMGPLDASIVYIALPVIGEVFHALPSSVGWVSMSYLLIMGSFLLPFGRLGDIFGFKRIYLAGLFIFIAASALCGLAPNLIALIVLRAFQAVGAGLSMSLAPSIITAVFPQKERGRALGISAMVVALGLAAGPVLGGLLVDSVGWRTIFFVNVPIGIIAFLWSYKLIPKNGEKVKAYFDWKGSVLAFGALSAILFFASEGESYHWSALILIIGAAAVVLFLLFIRLESSIPEPMLDLSLFKSRVFSAGNGAALLNFMTQYIIVFLCPFFLQRVLGYSASRAGLTMAAFPLTVLFIAPISGALSDRLGQRWLFFFGSLLCTLSAGSMFTLSQNSTPFDISLRLAVFGLGTGLFQSPNTSAVMGSVPKNRLGIAGGVLSTTRNIGMVFGIALGGAVLNARQAFYQESAFDLAFLYGIKDAFFAALLVSALATVISVFCTQKSRQET; translated from the coding sequence ATGGCTGATCCGGCAGGGCAAGAAAACAGGTGGCTCATACTGGCTGCTGTCCTGGCGGGGACTGTGATGGGGCCGCTGGATGCCAGTATAGTTTATATTGCGCTTCCCGTGATAGGGGAAGTTTTTCATGCTCTTCCTTCCTCTGTCGGATGGGTTTCGATGTCATACTTGCTTATAATGGGTAGTTTTCTCCTTCCTTTTGGCAGACTGGGGGATATTTTCGGATTTAAACGAATCTATCTGGCCGGTTTGTTTATTTTTATAGCTGCCTCAGCCTTATGCGGTCTGGCGCCCAACCTGATTGCTTTAATTGTTTTGCGTGCTTTTCAGGCTGTAGGCGCCGGTTTGAGCATGTCTTTGGCGCCGTCAATAATCACCGCCGTTTTCCCCCAAAAAGAGCGCGGCCGCGCGTTGGGAATTAGCGCAATGGTAGTCGCTCTCGGACTGGCCGCCGGGCCGGTATTGGGCGGTTTATTAGTTGATTCAGTTGGCTGGCGGACAATATTTTTTGTTAATGTTCCTATAGGGATAATAGCCTTTCTTTGGAGCTATAAATTAATTCCCAAAAACGGAGAAAAAGTAAAGGCGTACTTTGACTGGAAGGGATCTGTTCTGGCTTTTGGCGCTCTTTCAGCCATATTGTTTTTTGCCAGTGAGGGAGAGTCTTATCATTGGTCGGCATTAATTCTTATTATAGGCGCGGCGGCTGTTGTACTTTTTTTGCTGTTTATCCGGCTTGAGTCAAGCATACCCGAGCCGATGCTTGATTTGAGCTTATTTAAAAGCAGGGTTTTTTCCGCAGGGAACGGAGCAGCCCTGCTTAATTTTATGACCCAGTATATTATTGTCTTCCTTTGTCCTTTTTTTTTGCAAAGAGTATTGGGTTATTCCGCTTCCCGTGCAGGGCTGACCATGGCGGCCTTTCCTTTAACAGTCCTGTTTATCGCGCCTATTTCAGGCGCCCTTTCAGATAGGCTCGGACAACGCTGGCTCTTCTTTTTCGGCTCCCTGTTATGTACTTTATCCGCCGGATCCATGTTTACACTCAGCCAGAACTCCACGCCTTTCGACATATCCCTGCGGCTGGCTGTCTTCGGGCTTGGAACAGGCTTGTTCCAGTCGCCAAACACAAGCGCCGTGATGGGTTCCGTGCCCAAGAACCGGCTTGGTATAGCAGGCGGCGTTCTTTCAACTACCCGCAATATTGGTATGGTCTTCGGGATTGCCCTCGGCGGAGCTGTTTTAAATGCACGGCAGGCTTTCTATCAGGAGAGCGCCTTTGATCTGGCATTTCTGTATGGCATAAAGGACGCTTTCTTTGCGGCGCTGCTTGTTTCGGCTCTGGCCACGGTAATAAGTGTTTTCTGCACTCAAAAGAGCCGGCAAGAGACTTAA
- a CDS encoding IS66 family transposase translates to MSTCACSAYRSVTAPKPPQVIPKGKFSNSFLARILVMKFFFQIPLHRLATIMLMQGLLVGEGALTGMLKKLETLLAPLYLLLAEVNRNEGAWHVDETGWMHFVQAPDKQCWHWWLWVFVSPLTVVFVLDPPRSSNVPRKHFGENARGIMNCDRFSAYGKLVALIEGLTRTLCWAHFRRDFVEAGKSLTALKPWAARIAEIYRLNNERLAVLDQPELFKAAQDALESALFAMLQSIRLELTNPGLHWQKEKVLLSALKHWDGLTVFVDNPLVPMDNNIAERALRPGALGRKNHYGAHL, encoded by the coding sequence ATCAGCACCTGCGCCTGCTCCGCCTATAGGTCTGTCACCGCGCCTAAACCGCCCCAGGTCATCCCCAAGGGAAAGTTCTCTAACTCCTTTCTGGCACGGATCCTGGTCATGAAATTCTTTTTCCAGATCCCGTTGCACCGGCTGGCCACGATCATGCTGATGCAAGGACTCCTTGTTGGCGAGGGCGCCCTGACCGGTATGCTAAAGAAGCTGGAGACGCTTCTTGCTCCCCTCTATCTCCTGCTGGCGGAAGTGAACCGCAACGAGGGCGCCTGGCACGTCGACGAGACCGGCTGGATGCACTTTGTCCAGGCGCCCGACAAGCAGTGCTGGCACTGGTGGCTTTGGGTCTTCGTCTCTCCTTTAACCGTGGTGTTCGTGCTCGATCCGCCCCGCTCCAGCAATGTCCCCCGGAAGCACTTCGGAGAAAACGCCAGGGGCATCATGAACTGCGACCGCTTTTCCGCCTACGGCAAACTGGTGGCCTTGATCGAGGGACTGACCAGGACGCTCTGTTGGGCTCACTTCCGCCGGGATTTCGTCGAGGCCGGCAAATCCCTAACCGCCTTAAAGCCCTGGGCGGCCAGGATCGCCGAGATCTATCGCCTTAACAATGAACGGCTGGCTGTACTGGATCAGCCCGAACTTTTCAAGGCTGCCCAAGACGCCCTGGAAAGCGCCCTTTTCGCGATGCTGCAATCGATCCGCCTAGAGCTTACCAATCCCGGCCTGCACTGGCAAAAGGAGAAAGTGCTTTTAAGCGCTCTAAAACACTGGGACGGCCTGACCGTCTTTGTGGACAATCCCTTAGTGCCGATGGACAACAATATTGCGGAGCGAGCCTTAAGACCGGGCGCATTAGGACGCAAGAACCACTACGGCGCCCACTTATGA